From the genome of Candidatus Defluviilinea proxima:
CTTCGTGTTGGGGCGAAGAAGTTTTTTGAGTTCGTCCAAGTCCAAGGCCCAGTTATTCTCTTCACGCGCCAGCCACAGACTGACATCACAGCCGATGGATTTGGCGATCTCGATCAGCGATTGATAACATGGTGCATGAACAATGACATGGTCACCTTGTTTTAATACCGCATGCATAAAAAGGAAAATGGCTTCTTCCGCACCTGCGTGGACCAAAATCTCTTCGGATTGAATCGTTTCGTAAACTTTGGAAATCTCTTTACGCAAAGAGGGGCTTCCCTGCGATTCGGTATACCCTAACCATACGCTTTGAAATTTCTCGCTCGCACCTTCCTCGAGTGCAAGCAAGTCCGCGATGGACATGGCCTCACAATCTGAGGAACAGAGCAGGTATTCGGTATTAAATTCGTATTTGGCAAAGTAACGTTCGAGTTTGAAGGGAGAAAGATTCATTTTCGTCCTGAGCGGAGGCTCTGAGCGATAGCGAAGAGACGTAGTCGAAGGATACATTACAAAATAATTTTATGTATTCAGGTTAAATGCGCTTCGACTGCGCTACCGCTCCGCTCAGCGCGGAAATTATTTCATCGCTTTCTTCATATCACGATAATGAACTTGGTTGTGAACATACAACATCTTGATCATCTCGCGCAAGGTTGTCACACCGAGGTATGGATGTCGTCCTTTTTTCTCCAAGTCCGATTCTTCCAATGATAAAGTCCATGCGATTGAATCAGCGCGAATAGCTTTGTATTGTTCCAACAATTCCTGAGGAGGCAGGCTTCTTGTCTTTTCCTGTTGGGCCGCGTTGTAACGGTCAATGGAAAAATCTTCAGCCGCTCCTTCACCTGTCAGGCGAATACGCTCAAAGAGTTTCACCAGTCCGCGCTCAGAGGTGACGAAGTGCGCGAGCACGTTACGTATCGTCCATGTTTCGCCTTCGGTGTAAACCTGTGACTGCCATTGTGCATCAGCTAAACCTGCAAACAAAGCAAAGAACTTATCGCCTTCAGACTTCAACTTATCAGCCAATTCATTGAGCTCGGACATGGTTCTCTCCTTTAGAAATGCGCTTCGACTGCGCTACGCTCCGCTCAGCGCGAAGACTATATCAATGAATAACCCCCATCCACAACAATGGTTTGCCCGGTGACATATTCATTGCGTAACAAAAATTCAAGGGCGGATGTAATTTCTTCGCTTCTTGCTGGACGTTTGAGCGGGATCCGTCCGATCAGCCTTTCCCACTCTTCGGCAGGGACAATGTCCGATTGCAAGACAAAGCCCGGAGCGATGGCATTGACCCGTATTTTCGGCGCTAGGGCACGCGCGAGGATTTTGGTCAACGACTCCAATGCGGCTTTGCTGACCGTGTATGAGGGATAACGACTCCATGCCTTTTGTGCGCCCACGTCCGTGATGTTGACGATGAGTCCGCCAGCGACCATTTTTTTGGCACACTCCTGCGCGAGGAGAAAAGGTGCACGCAAGTTGAGGTCAAGGGATGTGTCCCAACTCTCGATGGAGAGCGAGTCCACGTCTCCATTTGGCATGAAAGCCGCAGAGTTGACGAGAACGTTTAGAGATTCAAAATTCGAGAGGAGGGAATAGATCTCGCTGGGGTTCGTGAGGTCGGCTTGGGCAAGGACAACGCTTCTTGAAAGAGATTCAATTTCCGCCTTGGTCTGAAGCGCTTCGTCAGTGGAGGAATGGTAATGAAGGACGATATCGTATCCAGCGCTGGCAAGCGTCAAGGCGAAGGCTTTTCCAAGTCGATGTGCGGCGCCAGTGACGAGAGCGAGAGGAGACATGCCCCTATTATAAACGTAGGGCGGGGCTGAGACCCGCCCCTACGTAAACACTAATTTATTTGCGGAAGAAGTTGGAGATGAAGAACCAAATGTTTGCAGGACGTTCAGCAAGGCGGCGCATGAAATAAGGATACCAATGCGTGCCGAAGGGAACATACACGCGGACGGGGTAACCTTCTTTCACAAGTTGTTCCTGTAAATCGCGGCGAATGCCGTAGAGCATTTGAAATTCAATGGCTGTTTTTGGAAGACCCACTTTTTCAGCATATTGTTTTGCGAACAAGATACGTTTCTCATCGTGCGAGCCAATAGCAGGGATGGGCGGCGTGCGTCCATCGGTGCTTAGGGTATTCTTTTCGATCTTGAGCGCTTCATCGATCATGATCTTGGTGAGAAGATCATAATTTGCATCGGTATCTGCTTTCTTGGGGAAAGCCTTGTCAGGTGGTTCTTTATATGCGCCTTTGACAAGGCGAATGCGAGTGCCTTTTTCGAGCAAAGCACGTGTGTCCGCTTCGGAACGGAAGAGGTAGGACTGGATCACCAGACCAACATCATTGGTGTTAAATCCGCGCTCCAGCAAAGATTGATAGAGGGATAAGGTCACATCGGTGTAGGGTGTGTCTTCCATGTCGATGCGGATGAAGTTATCGTGTTTCTTGACCTGCTCAAGAATACGGACAAGATTCTGCCTGCAGATCTCTTCGTCAAGTCCCATGCCGATCTGAGTCAGTTTGATCGAAACATTGGCTTTAACCCCTGATTTATCTATTTCATTGAAAATGGCAAGAATATCTTCGGTTGCTTTGTCGGCCTCTTCAGCCGTGGATGTATGTTCCCCCAAATGGTCGAGCGTGGCATTGATCCCTTTGGCGTTCAACTCGCTAACGACACGAACGGCGTCTTCCACTTTTTCGCCTGCAACAAATCGAGAAGCCGCCTGCCACGCAAAACTCCAATTGGTCACCAGTTTTTGCGCCCATGCGGCTTTGGACAAATAAATAAGAAAAGAGCGAAACATCGTCCCATCCCAAGAAAGAATTTTCAAACCCTAAAGGGTTCCGCAAAGCGTTCCTTTAGGGTCTATAAGTTACAAAATTATTCTAGCACAAACGCAAAATTTGAGTGTTATACTTTTTCCATTACTAAACTCACTTTCTGGATACCATTACAAAGTGAGGCATGAGGTGAAGCTTTGAGAAGTCGTAGTTCCATACCTGTTTTACGCGGTATTTCCATCGCGTTTCTGACCATCGCCATCGTGATCACGATCATAGCCCTGATCGGTTACAGCCGCACCCGCAACAATTATCCGGGCGGCATGACCATCGGCGGCGTTCCCGTTGGGGGCGTAAATCCACAGATCGCATCAGAACGTGTTTTACAGGTTTACACATCCCCCATCGAAGTGCAATACGGCAATGCAGTCATGCAAATTGAGCCTTCCGTAGTCGGCTTTGAGCTGGATATGGATAGCATGATCGCCGCCGCAGACCTTGAGCGGACAGGCGGCTCCTTCTGGGGCGGGTTTTGGGATTACCTCTGGAACCGCAATCCAACCGCTGTTGAAATTCCCCTAAGCAGTAAAGTCGATGAGGAACGTTTGGTCGCCTATCTGCAAAATGAGATCTCGGCCCGCTACGATGAGCCTCCCACCCCCGCGCAACCTGTTCCGGGAGGGACAACATTTTTGCCCGGTGAACCCGGCCGCGTTCTTGATACTACACGTGCGGTACGTCTGATCGAAGACACTTTACGTTCGCCCACCAACCGTTCCGTTGTACTTTCTTATCAACAAAGCACCGCCTCGCGGCCTACGATGCAGAACCTTGAGATATTGCTTCAACAAAACATTCTCGTGGCCGATTACGATGGCGTGATCGGCATCTACCTGCTCGACCTCCAAAACGGACAGGAAGTCCACTTTGCGATGGATAAGGGACAAACGATCCCGGTCAATCCTGATGTAGCCTTCACAGCATCCAGCACGATCAAGATACCGATCATGGTTTCATATTTCATCAAATACGGTTCCGCCGCACTGGATGAAAAGTCTTCGACCTTGATCTCAAATATGATCCTCAAATCGGAGAACCCCGCGTCTGACCGCATCATGGAAGGGCTGGACGCCTTGCGTGGTCCGCTCATTGTGACGGAGGATATGAAAAAGATCGGGCTGGAAAATACCTTTTTGGCAGGCTTTTTCTGTAGCCCAGACAACCCATGCCCTCTCTTACAGAGATTCAACACCCCGGCCAATCAGCGAGCGGATGTGTTCACCGACCCTGATCCTTTCAACCAAACCACACCCTCCGATGCCGGTATGTTGCTCGCAGACCTTTATCAATGTGCAGAGGATGGTGGCGGCGCTTTGATCGCGGCCTACCCAACGACTATTACGAGTCAAATCTGTAAGCAGATGGTCGATTACCTCGCGTCAGACAAGATCGGGGTCCTGATCGAGGCGGGCGTTCCCGAAGGGACACGTGTTGCCCACAAACACGGCTGGATCAGCGACCCGGCTACAGGCGTCATCCAGAACATCAGCGATTCCGCCATTGTGTATACGCCCGGTGGAAACTATGTACTCGTGATCTATGCCTATCATCCCATCCAAACCGTTTGGGAGCCCATCTCAGCCATGTTCGCGCAACTCTCACAGGCTGTTTACAATTTTTATAACTTACCCTCTCCATAAGCAATTTGTAACCGTGACGGGTATAATCGAACTATGAGTGCGGCACTGGGACTTTACCGATTACAACAAGTAGACAGCAAGATGGATCAGATTCAAGCACGCTTGAAATCCATCCGTGAGACGCTCGAAAATGACCTGGAACTGCGTGCCGCCAAAGAGGCCGTTGCCAAAGCTGACGCCTTACACAAAGAAGCCAACAACGCCTTGAAACAAAGCGAAGCCGATTTCGAGAAGCAACGCATCAAGATCGAACAGACCGAATCCAACCTGTATAGCGGACAAGTCCACAACCCAAAGGAATTGCAAGACCTGCAAATGGAAATTGTCTCGTTAAAGAAACATCTGGTCACGTTGGAAGAACGCGAGTTGGAAGTGATGATCCAATTCGAAGACGCAGAAAAATCCCTGCAAGCGGCCAATGAAAAATTACAACGCGTGCAGGCAAACTTGAAAGACCAGAACATCGACCTGACCCACGAAAGCGATGTGCTTAACAAAGATCTGGAAAGCCTCGATTCAGAACGCAAAGCCGTAATCGGCAACATCGAAAACCAGATGATCACCATCTACGACCGTCTGCGCCAGCAAAAACGAGGCGTGGCAGTCACCACCATGAGCGATGCTTGTGATGCCTGCGGCACCACCTTTACCCCATCACAACAGCAAACCGCTCGTTCGAATTCGCAATTATTTTATTGTCCAACTTGTGGCAGAATCATCTATGCTGGTTAACCCAATCCACGAGACGATCATACAACAATGACTTCAACCACTCTCGCATTCGCAATCGGTTTTGTCCTCGGTATTGTTTCCACAATACTGCTCCAGCGCACATTGCCACTGCTCAAACAGATCCGCGAAAATGCAAAAGTAAAGAGTGAGGAAGCCCAAGTCCGCCGCACGAGCGGGTTGGAAGATAACCACCGCAGGCTTACCCTGCGCCGTGCTCAGGGAATGCACCTGGCCGCCCAACTATTTGCCCTCAATGAACTCTTAGAAGAACCAAAACTACTTGCTCCCCCCATGCAAGTGGAACCCGGCGCCACAAACATTCAGGAAGATGTCATTTCGCAGACTCTGCCTTATATGCCCGACTGGCCTGAATTGGCGGCCATTTATCGCGCGCCAACATTGAATCTGATCGAGGCAGTTACCGGTGAAACGAACATTGTTATCGTCGGCGCGGCTGGGACAGGAAAAACTGTCGCACTCGCACATCTCGCTTCATTGGCCGCCAACCTCCAGATCCAATTAGGACCGAGGGACGCAGTCCCCTTCCATTATCACATTGCAGACCTGCAACTTCCCTTTGACCCAACCAAAGATGTACTAACCCCTGTCATCAGCGCAGCATCTGAACGTGCTCCCATGTTCGATCTGCGAAAACTTCCAGATTTCATCAAACTTTCGTTTAATACCGGCGCCGCACTCCTGCTGATCGATGGCTTTGACGAAGTAGATACGCAAACCCAAACCGATGTTGCGGCATGGTTCAAGGCCGTCATGGATACCTACCCCGGAACCCGCATCGTAACCACCGGCACACCCAATCAGTTAAACGGGTTGATCAGTTTAGGTTTCAGTCCGCTGGCATTGATGTCGTGGAAACCACGCACATCTTCAGACTTTATCCAAAAATGGGGCGAGGCGTGGACGCGCTCCGTCTCTCAAACGAACCCATCATCCACCAACGAAGTGGATCCGATTCTGCTCAACGAATGGCTTGCAATCGACAACACGGGTCTGACTCCCTTAGAACTGACTCTCAAAGTATGGGCCGCCTACGCCGGTGACGGCTTGGGCTCGCGCGTTCTCGACTTCATCGCGACACATCTCCGTCGCGTTGCCCCAAGCGGAACGCCCGTCGCCGCGCTGGAATTGCTTGCCATGCAAGTAGTTCTCACCTCACAACCGATCTTCGATCCTAGCAAAGCCCGTGGATGGGTTAAGCAATACGATATTGTCGAAGACAAATCCATTGAAAGCGCCGAGACTGTTTCAACCACAGATACGGGTAGCCCTCTCCCGCTGACCGAATCGCAGAAGATTCGCATCAAAAAATCAAAAGCGAGTTCAGCTGTCCCCTCCTATGGTTTGCTCAGCAAAATGGTCGATAGCGGATTGCTCGTCATGCACCCCAACGAAAAGATGCGTTTCTTGCATCCTGTGTTCAATGGATATCTTGCAGGGCAAGCCGTTGGCGATAACGATGCCGATACCAGCCTGCTCGCACAAGCAGATTGGGATGGCAAAATTTTGGCATTGAAATATTTGGCCGCACGCGCTGATGCATCTGTTGTGGCTGATATCTTACTAAAAGAATCCAGTGTCCCGCTTCATAGCGGAACTTTCACAGTTGCTCGCTGGCTCCGTGATGCCCCCAAGGATGCCAAGTGGCGCGCAAAAGTGTTTGCCAGTTTATTGTCCATCATGCAAGCGGAAGGACAACCCGTCACCCTGCGCGCAAAAGCCATGGCCGCTTTTGTTGCCAGTGGAGATCCCGGCGCAACAACCTTGTTCCGTCAATTATTGAACTCACGCTCCTTTGAGGTCATTCCTTTGGCCGCATTGGGATGTGGTGCCCTGCGCGATAGAAAAGCCGTGCCTATTCTCGAACAAGTCCTGCAGGCTCCCGGCTCCGTTCAACGCGCGGCTTGTTTCGCATTGGTCGCCATCGGCATGGATCAATCGCTCGAGGCCGTTGCACGCGCCTTACTTAACGGCGATGAAGAATTACGTCGCGCCGCCGCCCAAGCTTTGGCGAATGATCCCAAAGAAGGCCACGAAACACTCAGAGAAGCCGCTTCACTTACCGACATCATGGTCCGGCGCGCCGCTGTGCATGGTCTGGCCCGCGTAGAACAACCCTGGGCACTCGAGAAACTCCAAGTCATGCAAGTGGAAGACGACCAATGGGCAGTTCGCAACCTCGCCAACCAATACGTGGAAGAGATCACGAAACGCGACCCACGTGTTCCTAAAAAATTGACTCCGCCATCTGAAACTCCCTGGGTGATTGAGTTCGCCAGCAAACAAGGCGTAGGCATTCCGCGTGGTGGCCCTGCCACCGAAGTTCTGGTTGCTGCTTTCAAACACGGAAGTGTCGAACAACGTCTTGCCGCCATCAATTATCTCAAACGCAACGCTAACGAAGGCATCGTGGGCGCACTCTACAACGGCGTATACGGTGAAGACCCTGAGATCAGCGAAGCTTCCTTCCTCGCCGTGCAGGAGATTGCCGCAAACGGCATGAACATCCCGCATCCCAATCAATTCGGTCTCGGCTAACATGCTCATCACCAACGCAACGATCATCACGTGGGAAAAAGAAAATCACATCATCGAAGACCAGGCCATTCTCATCGAGAATGACCGCATCCGCGAAATTGACGCAACTCAAAAACTCATAGCCAAATATCCCAACGAAGAAAAGCTCGATGCACGCGGTCAATATGTGATGCCGGGCAATATCTGTGCCCACACACATTTTTATGGCGCTTATGCACGCGGCATGGCCATCCCCGGGCCTGCACCGAAAGACTTCCCTGAGATACTGCAAAAGTTGTGGTGGCCGCTTGATCGGTCGCTTGACGCGGAGAGCATCCAATACTCCGTTCTCCCCTGCCTCGTCGACGCGATCAAACATGGCACAACAACACTCATCGATCATCACGCCTCGCCCAACGCGATAGACGGATCGCTCGATATCATCGCCAACGAAGTAGAACATGCTGGTTTGCGTGCCGTGCTTTGCTACGAAGTGACAGACCGCGATGGCGAAGCAAAAATGAAGGCAGGGATTCAGGAAAACGTCCGCTTTATCAAGAAGACGAAAAGCCCGCTTCTCGCTGGGACCTTCGGCCTGCATGCCAGCCTGACACTTTCTGACTCATCTCTAGCCTTGTGCCGCCAATCTGTGCCTGACGATATCGGCTTCCACGTTCACACCGCCGAACATGAATCGGACGAATACGATAGCTTGAATAGATCTGGTTTGCGTGTGATCGACCGTTTACAAAGGCATGGCATCCTTGGTACCAAAACCATCACCGCCCACGGCGTCCACTTCGATGCGCGTGAGATGCAGATCCTTGCAGAGACTGGCACATGGCTTTCTCATCAACCACGCTCAAATATGAATAACGGTGTCGGCGTGGCACCCATTGAATCGATGATGCGTGCAGGCATCAAGGTCTGCTTGGGAAACGATGGCTTCTCCAATGCCATGTGGGATGAATGGAAAACAGCCTATCTGCTACATAAAGCCCATCACCGCGATCCGCGTCGCATGGGCGGATACGATGTAGCGCAAATGGCTATTTACAACAATGCCGCACTGGCAAATGTCTTCTTCCCATCTGCAACGATAGGTCAACTTATTCCAGGCGCATTTGCGGATATTATTTTTGTAAACTATTCTCCCAATACGCCATTGACCGCTGGCAACCTTCCGTGGCATATTATCTTTGGCTTTCAGCAAAGCATGGTCACCACAACGATTGTCGCTGGAAAAATCCTGATGAAGGATCGTGAACTGCTCACGCTGGACGAAGAAGAAATCGGAGCAAAAGCCCGCGAGATCGCCCCGAAGGTCTGGGGGAGATACGAAAAAGAAGTTGGAAAGGTCTTATAGAGGAGATACTGATGGAAGAAAAAGCACCACTGTTACTGACAATTGCCGTGCTCGGCGGGACAGGAAAAGAAGGCAAAGGACTCGCCTTTCGCTGGGCAAAGGCTGGTTATAAAGTTCTGATCGGCTCACGTTCCTCGGAGCGCGCCGTTACTGCCGCATCTGAGATCATGGAATTATCAGAGGGTTCCTCATCTGTCGTAGGGACGTCCAACCTTGAAGCCGCGCAACTGGCAGAGATTGTTGTCCTAACCGTACCCTATTCCGCACACCGCGAAACGCTCGAAAGCGTAAAGGACGCGCTCAAGGGTAAATTACTGATCGATGCCACTGTTCCACTCGTGCCACCCAAAGTGACAAAGGTCCAAATGCCTCCTGCCGGTTCTGCGGCACAAGAAGCGAAAGAAATCCTTGGCGATGATGTTCAAGTGGTCGCCGCTTTCCAGAACGTCTCCTATGAACGCTTGATGGATGATAACGGAGAGGTTGAATGCGATGTACTCGTCACCGGCTCAAGCAAGGAAGCCCGCGCCGAAGCCATCATGCTTGTCGAAGCCGCTGGGCTGACAGGCTGGGACGCTGGCCCCATCGAAAACTCCGTTGTCGTAGAAGGCCTGACAAGTGTATTGATCAACATCAACAAACAACACGGCTCTACCCATGCAGGCATCAAGATCACGGGAGTTTCAAAAAAATCGTAATTGGTAAACGGTAATTTCCCATTTACCAATTACCTGTTTTACTATGCCCCTTACCCTTACCCCATTACAAACCATTCCCCTTATCCGCCGAGACGACAACTTGGCGGATATTGTTGTTAATTCCCTCAAAGAAACCAACGTACAACTTGAAGATAACGATATTTTAGTCTTCGCACAAAAGGTTATCTCCAAAGCCGAAGGCCGGACGGTGAATCTCGCAACAGTCACGCCTTCGCAACGCGCCATCGAACTTGCGGAACAGACGCAGAAAGATGCTCGTGTCATCGAACTCATCCTACAAGAAAGCAACGAGGTCTTGCGAGTACGCGTCGGTGCGATCATTGTGGAACATAAGCTCGGTTTTGTCTGCGCTAACGCAGGGATCGATCATTCCAACGTAAATCCCGAACAGACTTCCGAAGGCTTAAGAGACTTCGGAAGTCTGAATAACGAAGATTGGGTCCTGCTCCTTCCGCAAGATCCAGACCTCTCGTCCAGAAAGATGCGAGATGCAATCCAATCCAAAACAGGCAAACGAGTCGGCATCCTAATCATTGATTCGCACGGACGTGCATGGCGCAATGGGACCGTTGGCATCGCCATTGGTATTTCTGGCCTGCCTGGCCTCGAAGACTTGCGCGGCAAACCTGATCTCTTTGGATATACACTGCAAGTCACGCAAGTGGGCGTGGCCGATGAACTCGCCGCCGCCGCATCACTGGTCATGGGACAAGCCGCAGAAGGGACGCCCATTGTCCATGTACGAGGGTTCCCCTATCCACTGCGCGAAGGATCGCTCAAAGAATTGATCCGCCCGAAAGAGCAAGATTTATTCCGCTAAACGTAGGATGTAAAACATGGAATTTGATACTCGTTTCTGGCAAGGAATGGAACAACTGATCGTCACCAACAAGGCCATCATCGACAGACCAAAAGGCACCCCCCATCCACGTTACCCACAACTCATCTATCCGCTTGATTATGGTTACCTTGAAAACACAACCGCCAGCGATGGTGACGGCATAGATATATGGATGGGTTCTCTTCAAACAAAAACTTTAACAGGAATCTTATGCACATTTGATAAGATGAAACGCGATGCAGAAATTAAGTTACTGATCGGATGTACGAACGAAGACGTTCAAGTCATCAGAAACTTCAACAACGAAATGCTCACGTTATTCATCCCAAACATCATGGAGCCAAGATGAATTTTCCTGAAGAATTCCAAGACCTTCTCAACGAAAAATCAAAAGCCTTATTGTTTCTTGCGACCATCATGCCCGATGGTTCACCGCAAGTCACACCGGTCTGGTTTGATATCGATGGCGAATATATTCTCATCAACACCAACGAGGGTCGTGTGAAAGACCGCAACATGAAGGCGCGTCCCAAAGTGGGCATGACCATTCAAGACCCCAACGAAACCTATCGGTATCTTGGCATTCGCGGCGAAGTAGTCGGCTACACCACAGAAGGCGCTGATGAGCACATCAACAAGCTTTCGCTCCGTTACGACAACGAACCCTGGACTTATCGGGAAACCCAAAAGCGGATCATCTTCAAGATCAAGCCGACTCACTTTGACAAGCACAACTGACCTCCACAACTTCTTGCGGACTCGTCGCTCGATCCGCCGCTTCAAACCGGACCCTGTGCCTGATTCGGTTATCGAGAACATTCTCCACACTGCCACCTTCGCCCCCTCCGCGCACAACCGTCAGCCATGGAGGTTTGCCGTGGTGACCGATTCATCTGTCAAAACAAAACTTGCGGATGCGATGGCCGTTGAGTTCGCACACGATCTTGAAAAAGACAGCATTCCCTCCGAAGAAATTCAAAAACGAATCGCCCGTTCCCGTGAACGGATCATCTCTGCGCCTGTCGTTATTACCCTCAATCTCGACATGAGCGAAATGGATGTTTACCCAGACAAGAAAAGAAAAAAAGCAGAATACCTGATGGCAACGCAATCCGTAGCCAATGCAGGGATGCAACTGCTCCTCGCCGCCCACGCAGAAGGTCTCGGCGGGGTTTGGGTGTGCAGTCCGCTATTCGTGCCGGAAACAATTCAAAGCGTGCTTACGTTACCTGAAACATGGGAACCTCAAGCGATGTTCTTTGTTGGGTATCCAGATGGGTCGCCAAAAGAGAAAACATTGAAAGATGTAAAAACTATAGCTGTAATGTACACCAATGACCATAGACGATAGACCGTAGACCGTGTGAATTGAAGGAGGAAAACATGGCTTTCAAGTTCGAAAATCTTGAGGTATGGCAGATGGCACTGGATTATGTTGACTTAATGTACGAGCTAGCTGAAAAACTGCCCGATGCAGAGCGTTATAACCTGAAATCACAAATAACACGTGCGGCCACATCGATCACCCTAAATATCGCGGAAGGCTCCACAGCCAAAGTGATGCAGAACAAAGTCGGTTTTTGAGCATGGCAATACGTTCTCTTATCGAAACTGTTGCATGTCAAAGAATTATTTCCCGTCGAAACTATGTAACTGAGCAGGCATACATAAGTCAAATTGACCTAAAGGCACAAGAACTTGCCAAGAAATTACATGCTTTTCGCAAGTCACTTTCCAAAACAAATAAAAGAATAAGCGAGAGTTCAATCTTATATGAAACCAATGAATTCTGAGACCACCGTCCATCGTCCATCGTCTACCGTCCAATTGAAAATCGTCGCATTAGCCGGTGGAGTCGGTGGCGCAAAACTCGCACACGGACTTGCCCAGATACTCAAGCCTGAAGAATTAACTATCATTGTCAACACAGGCGATGACTTTGAACACTACGGGCTGTATATTTGTCCCGATTTGGATACGGTTTGTTATACGCTGGCAGGGTTAGCAAATCCTGAAACAGGCTGGGGTAGAGTCAACGAGACATGGCAGGTTATAGAAAATGCCAAGAGACTCGGTGGGCCTGCATGGTTCAACTTGGGCGATCAAGATCTGGGGACCCATCTTGAACGAACTCGAAGGTTGAAAGAAGGGGCTTCGCTCAGCCAGATCACAAGAGACTTCTGTAAGTCTTGGGGAATTGAGCATACTGTCCTGCCGATGTCTGACCAACCGGTGAGGACAATCGTCGAAACAGATGAAGGCGAACTCGCATTTCAGGAATACTTTGTCCACAAGCGGTGTGAGCCGCGCGTAAAAGGGTTCAGATTTGAAGGGGCTGATGTCGCTGAACCAGTTTCGGGGGCGCTTGAAGCGATTACATCTGCTGATGCAGTGATCGTTTGCCCATCAAATCCGTGGGTAAGCGTTGACCCGATCCTGCGAGTCATCCAAAAGATTGAAAAGCCTGTTTATGCAGTATCGCCGATCATCGGAGGCGAGACCATCAAAGGACCTGCGGCGAAGATGTATCGTGAGTTGGGAATCGAACCTTCGGCGCTGGCTGTAGCAAATCATTATCGCGGACTTGTGCGAGGGTTTGTACTTGACAAAATTGATACGCCACTTGACCAAAGTGTGAGGGATTTAAATATGCAAACTCTCATCACCAATACTATAATGAGAACCACTGACGATAGAAAACAACTTGCAATGGACATAATCAATTTTATCGGAGCAACAGTATGACACTGTGGGCAATCGTACCTGTAAAGCCATTGAGGCGCGGTAAGTCACGTTTGGCTGGAACACTGACA
Proteins encoded in this window:
- the ssnA gene encoding putative aminohydrolase SsnA, with the protein product MLITNATIITWEKENHIIEDQAILIENDRIREIDATQKLIAKYPNEEKLDARGQYVMPGNICAHTHFYGAYARGMAIPGPAPKDFPEILQKLWWPLDRSLDAESIQYSVLPCLVDAIKHGTTTLIDHHASPNAIDGSLDIIANEVEHAGLRAVLCYEVTDRDGEAKMKAGIQENVRFIKKTKSPLLAGTFGLHASLTLSDSSLALCRQSVPDDIGFHVHTAEHESDEYDSLNRSGLRVIDRLQRHGILGTKTITAHGVHFDAREMQILAETGTWLSHQPRSNMNNGVGVAPIESMMRAGIKVCLGNDGFSNAMWDEWKTAYLLHKAHHRDPRRMGGYDVAQMAIYNNAALANVFFPSATIGQLIPGAFADIIFVNYSPNTPLTAGNLPWHIIFGFQQSMVTTTIVAGKILMKDRELLTLDEEEIGAKAREIAPKVWGRYEKEVGKVL
- the npdG gene encoding NADPH-dependent F420 reductase, which codes for MEEKAPLLLTIAVLGGTGKEGKGLAFRWAKAGYKVLIGSRSSERAVTAASEIMELSEGSSSVVGTSNLEAAQLAEIVVLTVPYSAHRETLESVKDALKGKLLIDATVPLVPPKVTKVQMPPAGSAAQEAKEILGDDVQVVAAFQNVSYERLMDDNGEVECDVLVTGSSKEARAEAIMLVEAAGLTGWDAGPIENSVVVEGLTSVLININKQHGSTHAGIKITGVSKKS
- the cofE gene encoding coenzyme F420-0:L-glutamate ligase, producing the protein MPLTLTPLQTIPLIRRDDNLADIVVNSLKETNVQLEDNDILVFAQKVISKAEGRTVNLATVTPSQRAIELAEQTQKDARVIELILQESNEVLRVRVGAIIVEHKLGFVCANAGIDHSNVNPEQTSEGLRDFGSLNNEDWVLLLPQDPDLSSRKMRDAIQSKTGKRVGILIIDSHGRAWRNGTVGIAIGISGLPGLEDLRGKPDLFGYTLQVTQVGVADELAAAASLVMGQAAEGTPIVHVRGFPYPLREGSLKELIRPKEQDLFR
- a CDS encoding inorganic pyrophosphatase, translated to MEFDTRFWQGMEQLIVTNKAIIDRPKGTPHPRYPQLIYPLDYGYLENTTASDGDGIDIWMGSLQTKTLTGILCTFDKMKRDAEIKLLIGCTNEDVQVIRNFNNEMLTLFIPNIMEPR
- a CDS encoding PPOX class F420-dependent oxidoreductase, which produces MNFPEEFQDLLNEKSKALLFLATIMPDGSPQVTPVWFDIDGEYILINTNEGRVKDRNMKARPKVGMTIQDPNETYRYLGIRGEVVGYTTEGADEHINKLSLRYDNEPWTYRETQKRIIFKIKPTHFDKHN
- a CDS encoding nitroreductase family protein; translated protein: MTSTTDLHNFLRTRRSIRRFKPDPVPDSVIENILHTATFAPSAHNRQPWRFAVVTDSSVKTKLADAMAVEFAHDLEKDSIPSEEIQKRIARSRERIISAPVVITLNLDMSEMDVYPDKKRKKAEYLMATQSVANAGMQLLLAAHAEGLGGVWVCSPLFVPETIQSVLTLPETWEPQAMFFVGYPDGSPKEKTLKDVKTIAVMYTNDHRR
- a CDS encoding four helix bundle protein, whose product is MAFKFENLEVWQMALDYVDLMYELAEKLPDAERYNLKSQITRAATSITLNIAEGSTAKVMQNKVGF
- a CDS encoding 2-phospho-L-lactate transferase; translation: MNSETTVHRPSSTVQLKIVALAGGVGGAKLAHGLAQILKPEELTIIVNTGDDFEHYGLYICPDLDTVCYTLAGLANPETGWGRVNETWQVIENAKRLGGPAWFNLGDQDLGTHLERTRRLKEGASLSQITRDFCKSWGIEHTVLPMSDQPVRTIVETDEGELAFQEYFVHKRCEPRVKGFRFEGADVAEPVSGALEAITSADAVIVCPSNPWVSVDPILRVIQKIEKPVYAVSPIIGGETIKGPAAKMYRELGIEPSALAVANHYRGLVRGFVLDKIDTPLDQSVRDLNMQTLITNTIMRTTDDRKQLAMDIINFIGATV